CCTCACCGCTTTTTTCCAAATAGGAAAGATCCCGGCGGATGGTTTCAGACGTCACACCCAACTCCTCGGAAAGACCAATAACAGAAACCTCACCAAGACTATCCAGCTTTTCTAAAATAAACTGTTTACGTTTGATCTGATTCATAAGAATAGCTGCCCGAAGCTGTGCGATACATAGTGTCATTCTACGCAATAATTTTATGAAACAAAAGGCGATTCCATCACACCGGCCAGAGTTGATTAATGGCAAAAGCAACTCCGTGTTGGTTATTATCCTGACTTACCCTATCCGCACAAGATTTGACATAATCACTGGCATTACCCATTGCCACACCCACAGCAGAAAACTGAAACATGCTGATATCATTCTCCTGATCGCCAATACTGACCACGGCTTGAGCACTGATATTTAAGTGTTGAGATAAGTAATGTAATGCATCCCCCTTATTGATGCCATGTTTCATTATTTCATAATAATGGTTGCTGGTTTTACTGAGTGAGTATTGAAGATGAAACTGCTCATCTATTTTATTGGCGATATTATCAATAAAATCGGTTGAGCCAACCATAGAGATTTTAACAATATCATCTCTCTGAGCAATATAAGCCGGCTCAGCAAACACTATTTCCATAGCAAAAATATCAGATTCATAGCGAGTATAGTAGCTGATATTCGGTGAACAAATCATCATGTTAGTGCGAGTAAAAAAGTGATGTGGAAATTGATTTTCTGCCAGCATGGCAATGGCAGTTTGTACCTCTTTGCGGCTGAGTGGTGTAAAGCGAATATCTGCCCTCTCAACAGCGTCATATATCCATGCGCCATTAAATGAAATAAAGTAACGAATAAGATGTTCTAATTCAGTATTGTAAATGACGGCCGCAATAGCCTTAACCGGCCTGGCTGAACATAAAACAACCATGCAGTGCTGCTGAATAATACGTTTTATCGCGTTAATATTCTGAGCTGATATTTGGTTTTCCTTATCGAGTAAAGTGCCATCAAGATCAAGCGCTAATAACTTATACATACGTTGACTCCAATAAAAAAGGGAGAATAGATTATTGCTAATACACTCTCCCTCCTTACTCACATCATACTATCAGTGGGTAATAAAGCGTGACACCACATCCTTTGCCGCATTGCAGACAACATTATCAATGGCAGTGCCCACCACCAGAATATTTACACCGGTATCTTTAAATGCTTTGGCATTTTCCAGATTGATCCCCCCTTCTGCTAATGTTGGTACCGAAACCGCACCAACTAACGCCAGAAGCCGCTGTTTGATAGCATCAGGAATATCACCCGCGCTGACACCCTCGTAGCTCATGCCAGTCATTAAACCAATCATATCAACACCCAGCATTTCCATCGTTTTAGCCACTTGTGCAACATCAGCGGGGGTTTCAGCCGCAATGCCGAAGGTATGTAAATCACTTGGGTGGCCAATATAAGCATCTACCGTCAAACCATACTTATGGGCTAAATCCACCAGTTCCTTTAAATCTTCAAAACTGGACTTATGGGTATGTAAACCATCAGCACCTGATTGAGCTATCAATAAAATATCTTGTTCCGTCACGGGCGTAGGTACAGTTTCAGTAAAGCCTCCGGCGATCCCGACGGTAATAAAAATATCGTCAGCCACCACATTACGCACCCCCCGCACAGCTTGTGCCATTTGGTCGATGGTTATCTCATGACGAATACGCTCCGCAGCATGCATATTCGTCACACCATTATGGCCGCGAGCCAACGCCAACGCGGGGTGATTAGGTTCCAATAATTTAACACCTGAATCGCATACTGCTTTCGCTAAGCGAGCATCATCTCCGGTTATTCCAGTACTGAGAATAGTTTGACCGCCATGTAACGAAATTGCATTTCGTACTTTATCCATAGCGACGGAACGTTTCTTACTCATATCAGCGTTGAACATATTTACCTCTACTTGATTTATATAAAACGGCTTTTTTAATTGTTAACTCTTAGCCCGATATCCCTGGTGTTGGTGATTCGGGTACTGCTTTTTTAATTGCTACAAACTTGTTGGCTAATAGGGTGATTACACAGGTCAACACCAATGTTACCGCCATGACTATCGCCATATAAAAAGCGTTATTCGACAAGAATGGAGAGGCGAATGCAGGTACATATGCCACGCCTTTAATATTTAATAATCCCAGCAACATGCCGCCAACGCCGGCGGAGAATATTGCACCAGCAAAGACGACTTTATTAGAAAACATGAACGGGTAAGCAGATTCGACGAACGTCCCAAAGCCGAGGTTAATTAACAACCCTGGGGCGGCTACCGCAGCTTCACTTTTTTCTCGCGGAGCAATCACGTTAGCCAGATTAATACCGGCTGCCACCATCACCAGCCCGACCATATCGACCGCACCGAGGAAGCTGACACCGGATTTTTCCATTTCCAGTAATACCAGTGGCAATATAACTGCGTGATAGACCCCACCCAGTATGGCTGGCCAAATAACCAGACCGGCCAGTAATCCTGCTAAAATCGGGCTAAAGGCCAGAGTGGCTTCAATGGCTAATTTAATATAGTCACCTGCGGCTAATGCCAATGGGCTAAGCAGGTAGTACATCACCAAACCGGAGAATAAACCGGACAAACCGCCCGCCACAATATTGATGGTGGTCATTGGGAATTGCCATCTCAGGCAAAGCCCAAACAAATAACGCACCATAATACCGGCACCGATCCCACCCAAAATACCGCCAATTAAGCCACCTTCTACCGATAGCACCCCGGCAACAACCCCCGCCACAATTGACACTTCATCTAGTTCAGAAACCTGTTTAGCCGCAATAACCGCGACAATAACCGGCAACCCCTTCAATAGCAGTTCAAAAATGGCATTCAGTGATTGCAACCCTGGGATATGGCTTAGCGCCAGCACAATGGCCATGGCGATAAAACCAGGCAATGCCGGGATCATGATGCTACGGATATTGATTCTTTTTAGCAGGCTCTTGTCACTGCCTGGCATGTTGGCCTCGCTACTGCCCAGCACTGGGGTATATTTTATTTGCCAGTGTTTACATAGCGAGGCGGTAAAAGAGATGGCCCGT
The sequence above is drawn from the Yersinia intermedia genome and encodes:
- a CDS encoding Cof-type HAD-IIB family hydrolase, with translation MYKLLALDLDGTLLDKENQISAQNINAIKRIIQQHCMVVLCSARPVKAIAAVIYNTELEHLIRYFISFNGAWIYDAVERADIRFTPLSRKEVQTAIAMLAENQFPHHFFTRTNMMICSPNISYYTRYESDIFAMEIVFAEPAYIAQRDDIVKISMVGSTDFIDNIANKIDEQFHLQYSLSKTSNHYYEIMKHGINKGDALHYLSQHLNISAQAVVSIGDQENDISMFQFSAVGVAMGNASDYVKSCADRVSQDNNQHGVAFAINQLWPV
- a CDS encoding PTS sugar transporter; translated protein: MKNVAILGSSGGNLFNLGGAYPERLLQEIYTQLHSAGLGVSAVQFIAAEESMDVAKPTTAAAVYSITAEEGDKPRISFQGKLSEVNDAVKSSDAAIAAQIRAGDIDGIIIMSADPERSNKDAILAAIEKKIPIVGTGGTSMAIITSKGANVIATSGTTGTNSRTRAISFTASLCKHWQIKYTPVLGSSEANMPGSDKSLLKRINIRSIMIPALPGFIAMAIVLALSHIPGLQSLNAIFELLLKGLPVIVAVIAAKQVSELDEVSIVAGVVAGVLSVEGGLIGGILGGIGAGIMVRYLFGLCLRWQFPMTTINIVAGGLSGLFSGLVMYYLLSPLALAAGDYIKLAIEATLAFSPILAGLLAGLVIWPAILGGVYHAVILPLVLLEMEKSGVSFLGAVDMVGLVMVAAGINLANVIAPREKSEAAVAAPGLLINLGFGTFVESAYPFMFSNKVVFAGAIFSAGVGGMLLGLLNIKGVAYVPAFASPFLSNNAFYMAIVMAVTLVLTCVITLLANKFVAIKKAVPESPTPGISG